In Ornithinibacter aureus, the genomic stretch ACCGGGGTGCCGAAGACGCTGATGCAGCACCTCATCCGCTGGGTGGTGTCGTCGGGCCAGTTCGAGGGCCCGGTCAACGGCACGCTCCTGAAGATCCTCGACCAGGAGATCAGCCCCGAGCTCGTGCCGGCCAAGGAGGGCGAGCGCATCCAGTCCACCGAGGACTCGGTCGGCCCGTACGCCCTGCAGGACTTCACCCTGTTCCATGTCCTGCGCCGCGGGTACCGACCGAGCAAGATCGCGTTCCTCGCCGAGCACGCGTGGTCGGATGCCGGGAGCGGGCTGTGGCCGTCAGGTTACCCGGAAGGCGCGCGGCCGGCATACGACCTCGCGACCATCCGCCGCTGGATGAAGACCTTCCACTGGCGCTTCTTCGCCAACCAGTTCAAGCGATCGGCGATCCCGAACGGGCCGAAGGTCGTCTCGGGCGGGTCGCTGTCCCCGCGCGGGGACTGGCGGATGCCGTCGGACGCCGGGTCGGGCCCGTGGCTCGCCGAGCTCGAGGCGAACGTCCCGCAGGCCTAGCTGGCCTCACCCGCGGTGAGCTCCTCGCGCAGGCGGGGCTCGGTGCGGCGCTCGGGGTGGATGCCGCGCTTGTCGGCGTAGAACTCGCGCACGAGGTCCATGTCGGCGACGACATCCTTCGTGGGCTTGAAGGTCGGGCCGAAGCCTGAGGTCTTGGTCGGCCCGTCGACGAACGCGAGCGAGATCGGCAGCCCGGTCGAGCGGGCGATCCGCCAGAACCCCGACTTCCAGTACTCACCCTTGCTGCGGGTGCCCTCGGCGGCGAGGATCAGCAGGAACGGCTCACCGGTGCGGGCCTGCGCCACGAGCTGGCGGATGACTGCGCCGGGGTTGGAGCGGTCGAGCGGGATGCCGCCGAGCCGGGGCAGCAGCCACCCGAGGGGGCCGCGGAAGATCTCCTGCTTGATGAGCACCCGGGGGGAGACACCGCCG encodes the following:
- a CDS encoding 1-acyl-sn-glycerol-3-phosphate acyltransferase — its product is MTSLRARFAAFVLRATGWTAVGEVPRTGILVGAPHTSNWDFVMMLLIMWRGGVSPRVLIKQEIFRGPLGWLLPRLGGIPLDRSNPGAVIRQLVAQARTGEPFLLILAAEGTRSKGEYWKSGFWRIARSTGLPISLAFVDGPTKTSGFGPTFKPTKDVVADMDLVREFYADKRGIHPERRTEPRLREELTAGEAS